The Deinococcus carri sequence CGAGTATGCGGCGATGGGCGCGGCTGAGTGGAGGCTGCAGCATCACGCGCTCACCGTGCATTTCCGGGTCGCGTACCGACGTGTGGGGTTGAGTTTCACGCCCGCACCTCGCCGTTCGACCGGTCCAGAACGCTATAGAGAGCCTGAGAGACGGCCTCCCGGAAGCTCCGGTCCCGCAGGGCCTCGCGCAACCGCCAGCTCAGGTAGGCCCGCAACAGGCCTGCGGACGGGGGTCGACGCTCATCCGTCCACAGCCGCAGCAGCGGCAACCCGGCGACCCGCAGAATGCGATCCTTGCGGACGTCGCGCCCCTGCTGGGGGCTGCGTTCGTGCTGAGGACCGTCGAGTTCCAATGCCAGCAGGGGTTCTTCAGTCTCATGGTGTTCGATGACCACGTCGAGGTGAGCGCTCCCACTGGCGAGGAAGGTCCGGTCGCCCTCGTCGAGCAGGGTGTTCATGACCTGCACGTCAAGGACCCGGCGCAGCGGCACTTGGGCGGCGACGTTATGCGGCGTGAACAGCTCGCGGCACACATATCGCAGCACGCGCTCGCCCATCAAACCGGGTGCGGTGCGCAACCTGCTCGGGTATGAAGTCACCATACGGGCCTGCACCGCCATGCTCAGGTCTTGCTGGACGCGCCTCCGTACCGCCTCCTGCAGACGCCACCCCGTGGGCGTTCCGTGGACCAAGCCGAGGCCCGTCAGCCGTACGAGACAGGCCAGGACGTCCTCGGGCGTCCCACTCACCATGTCGGTCAGCGCTTCCCGAGTAGTCTCTCCACCCTGGGCCTCCAGCGCCAGGAGCAGTTGACGCTCCGGCGGCTGGAGTTCGGCATAGCGGACGGAC is a genomic window containing:
- a CDS encoding DUF2726 domain-containing protein — encoded protein: MHAPGPRAVHPSVRYAELQPPERQLLLALEAQGGETTREALTDMVSGTPEDVLACLVRLTGLGLVHGTPTGWRLQEAVRRRVQQDLSMAVQARMVTSYPSRLRTAPGLMGERVLRYVCRELFTPHNVAAQVPLRRVLDVQVMNTLLDEGDRTFLASGSAHLDVVIEHHETEEPLLALELDGPQHERSPQQGRDVRKDRILRVAGLPLLRLWTDERRPPSAGLLRAYLSWRLREALRDRSFREAVSQALYSVLDRSNGEVRA